The genomic interval aggacagctgatatatcttcgcaaatacatagatagatacatattaaatagataaattacAACCAGACACAAAGCAAACAGAAATGCTCATCACACAGATAACCAGCGGCCCCAAGCTTCGGAAGCCGCTTCACTAACGCCTTGGCTACGGTGCCGATATTTTCTTCAAGCATTCAATAGAAAGCTATGATAGtgtaataaattttacagCAATCATGTTTAAGAACTTCTACTGAGAAGATGGCCGCAATATTACAGATACATAGTAAAATGCTGTATTTTACTAAACCACATGGCTAACTTTGAAACTGTTATTTCAGAACGAAGTATTTCTTCAAGCTACAAGCTCGCAACTCCGCCGGGCTAGGGCCCTTCACGCAGCTCATCTCATTCACCACTGGAGAAGgtacattaacaaaaacataaatagatTACCTATATCAACGCCAGCAGGGAAACTAATCTGAAATGGCATATTTAGGATCATTGTTATGCAGATCGTGCGAATATAGACATAGATAACACTACATTTAGGATTGTCAGCGACTGAATAATCTGGCTGGCTATGTCTTTCCTGCGAAGACGCTTTTCTACGCTTACTTCAGTCGCCCTATGCCGTTCTTGTTAATCTACTTTTTCGCCCCTTCCCTTATGACCATCTAGCCTTACAGGGCATCAAAATTCAACAGATTTcctacagaaaaaaaaaaacactcattACTGGGTAAGAGTCCATAGCCCTATAAATCCcaatatacatatttgtaaataaatatgtaactaaCCTAGATAATAAGTCAAATTGATACTAACACAACTATGGTCTtatgtctgaaataaaaaatattatattctattattcACCACCCCCTTTCCCTACCCGTACAGACAGCAACGAAGGCGGCGGCCTCTCCGGCGCCACCTCCGCCTGGCTCTGGGCGTCGGCGGGCGGCGCCCTGGCGGTGCTGGCTCTAGCCGCCGCCCTGGCGCTGTCGCTGTGCTGTAGGAGGCCCGCGCCACATGAGCCGATACGAAGGTAAGGGAAAGAGGATGATAGAGGTGTCGTTGTAGAAAATGgacgatagatggcgctaaCCCGACATTATCTTTTAGTGAACCGGTATCGCTGCGCCGATATATGGAGATAATTCGACATTCTCACAATAGAAATTGTGCCATGTGAGAGAATACAGTCCAATAGTTTactgtattgtttttatttcattattaataaGTCTTTACCTGGAAACCATGCATATAAAGAATCACTATGTCAATTCGTTATATTTATATTCGTTATCTAACCATCAtgtgaatattaaaatacctgTGCTTACAGCTACATAACATATCCAATACTAATGCCCATCATTATCTTCCTCAGCACATACCAGAAATCCTCCGCCTCGGCCGGGATCAAGCCCCCGGACCTGTGGATCCACCACGACCAGATGGAGCTGAAGCAGCTGGACAAGAGCCTCCACAGCAGCGCCAGTAAGAGTACGCTATACTGCACCTGTCTCTCTCACACACTCCACCGGCATGGGATGCAAGACGCGCGGGACAAAATATGGCTAAAGTTTTTCCTCGATGGCGCTCTTTATTGACTTGTCAAGTTATGTCGTACATGTCTTGCCTTCCGCGTTAGATATGCAGATAGAACACAAGCAGCTCGACAAAAGAATACAGAAGCGTCAGTAAGAGTACGATATACTGCACATATCTctctcacacacacactacCGGCATACCTAGCATGGCACGCAAGATGCGTATGGAATCACTCACATGGCGCGCCCTTGAGATTGACTTTTCTCTCATTTTGTCGTGTTCGTCTTGCGATCCATGCAAGGATTGCACATGGAGCTGAAACAACTGTATAAAAGCCTCTGATACTATTTTGTGCACCCaaaaagttttctcagtttgaTTACCTTTCTTTCTAAACTAACCGTTTACCCCTCCCCCCAGTATCAGCGGGCAGCGTGGACGGCAACGCGCTGGTCTCGTCCACGCTCACCCTGCGCCCCCCCGCGGAGTACGAGCCGCCCCGCCCCCCCGTGCCCGCCTCGCTCGACCGCCGCCACTATGTGCCTACTTATGTCGGTGAGTGTACATGGAGAATGTGGGGTTAGGAGTGAGCCATTTGTGTCTGTGAGTTCACCAAGCTTAACTGCAGACACTACGAGGCCACGGGTGTACCGTTTGTGTTGGTGAGTGTACCTGTATAAAACTCGACCGATGAAGCTACGAGCCCACTTATGTCGGTGAGTGTACCTTCTGCATCAGAATTGTCCACTGTTGAACATAGGTCTTGAAGGAACGCTAAAACAGTATATCATCGGCCTTTCTAAAAACCACTACAGGATTGTTTAAAATCTACGATCCAGCGGGCTACACTGCGGTTTCTATTGATTCgactgttttaatttatttgctatttcatttcttatttattgttttctcAAAAAAGGacattttattgataatttttCCGATATGTGCCGgaaatgtacataatattatgtcgtTCCTTTAtgaacttattattttttaggtttttttatttttgttttttatttattcatttccCCGCACAGCGACGAGACAGCGGTGCTGCACGCAGAGTCCTCTAGCGGCAGTCGACGGAACTATATTAATAGATCCATTAACGCACTTTCTTATTTCACCTAGGGCTTTGGCTTTAACACAAAAGACCTACAGATAGTGTTGAGCAGATATTTAGCGCTGTAAAATGCGCTATTCTAAACAGCCGTTAAACGTTGTTTAAAAGTGGGAATTTCtagtttttagggttccgtagccaaaatggcaaaaacggaacccttatagtttcgtcatgtccgtctgtccgtctgtccgtctgtccgtctgtcacagccgatttactcggaaactataagtactacagtgatgaaatttgatgggaatatgtgttgtatgaatcgctacaaaaatatgacactaaatagtaaaaaaaagaattgggggtggggccccccatacatgtaactgagggatgaaattttttttttcgatgtacatacccgtgtggggtatcaatggaaaggtcttttaaaatgatataaagttttctaaaaaacatttttcttaaagtgaacggtttttgagatatcagctctcaaagtcgtaaaaagtatgtccccccccctctatttttataactacggggtataaaattctaaaaaaaaatagaggtgatgcatgctaattaactctttcaacgatttttggtttgatcaaagtatctcttatagtttttgagataggttgatttaactgtaatattatatttgctgctacggaaccctctgtgcgcgagcccgactcgcacttggccggtttttttattcatgTAGAAGTATAATGAACAATTTTTGCCGCACCACGTAAATTTTAGGTGACATGTCTTTGTATATCCGCTTTTTTATTACCTTATTCTttatcattttgttttttttttaattattattttgttttacctCCCCCTCAACCTTTCCCCCTAGACTCCCGCTGGTCAGCCTCGTGCGGCGGCTCCGACAGCGACGAGACGGCCGTACTACGAGCAGAGTCCTCTAGCGGCAGCCGCAGGAGATATGATTACACGCGTATGagtttacttttgtttttgtttgcttTTGTTGACTTTGAGTTGCTTTTTTGGGGGTGTGTGTGATATGTGACGGAATGAAAATGGATTTGTtcagataagtaggtatgttagtTACGAGTACTTGGGTCAATGACATGTGGCGCAGCCAAACAGACACACAGTCTTAGTTGATGGCgggaatattttatttattttatttttatttatttatttacaaaaaactaacactATTATTACAGTTACAACCAATTCAATAGTGTAGCTacttaacataattttatatacttaataataatttaaggtctAGAGCTAGACCCACAAccaataacatttaaaaacaaacaattaaaatacagGAGCCTCCCTATCCGTAACAGATAACAAACAAAGCAACTTTCGTGAATTCACTCAGCGGACAATGATGAATGTCCGTCCTATCATCGATCCTGTTCAAGAGGTGTATCGCGCGGGTGACGGGCGCCTGCCGGAGCAGGGCGGTCCTGCCGCAGGGTGCAGCAAACGTGCGGGATTTACGCGATCTTAAAGAATTGCTAGGCACCGTCAGCCGCAGCTGCTGAAGTATACTGGGATTGCCAGTCTTTCCTCTCCATATCCTAAAAAGGTATGATGTCAACGCCAGATCACGACGAACTTCCAACCTATTGTAACCTACCATTCCTAGCACGAATAGAGTTGGGTACAACAGTGGGTATCCGGGATAGACTCCGTACAGTTTCATGTAGAGAAAACGTATGAATTTATTCTGAATCTTGTCAATCATGCTACTGTACTTCACTTCACTAGGAGCCCACACTACGGCGTTGAACTCTAGTTTGCTACGAACTAAAGCATTAAATAGAGCTTTAATGGCcgtgatatttttaaaacctcTAACTGTTCTGAGCACAAAACCCAAAGTCTTAAACGCTTGTTTGCATACTCCCGTTATATGTTCCTTGAACGATAAATCCGAAGTCATTCGCACGCCGAGGTCCCGTACCGAGGTTACTCTCTCCATTGGGCTCCCCCCTAGAGTGTACTGATGTTGTACCGGATTTTTACTTCGACTGAAAGTAATTACGCAGCATTTGGAACCATTGAAAGACAGTTTATTCTCACGACTCCACTTCTCGACATTGTTAATGTCCTGCTGGAAGCGAATCTGATCATCCTGACATGAAATTGGGGCGAACAACTTGAGATCGTCTGCAAACAATAGACAACCCGAAGATTGTACGACTTCAGGCAGATCATTGATTAAAATGATAAACTGCAATGGCCCCAGGTTGCTTCCCTGACTTACTCCGGATAGCGTGCGGTAAGGGTCTGAGTAATGGTTTCCACATTGTACGTACTGTTTGCGATCTATTAAATAGCTCGCAAAGAATTCCAGCGTCTTCGGAGTGCATCCTGCTCTTGCCAATTTTAGAAGAAGCACGTCATTATCAACTAGGTCAAAGGCCTTACAAAAATCGAAGTAGGCCGCGTCGACCTGCACTCTCTGATCTACTTGTGGTGTTATGGCAGTGACAAAGTTCAGAAGATTCGAGGTAGTGCTACATCCTGAGCGGAAACCGTGCTGAGCATCACTCAGTTGTCCTTTAATCTCTGTATAAATAACCTTATATAGAGCGGATTCGAAGACCTTAGAAAATGTGGAAAGAATAGCCACCGGTCTATAGTCTTTGACGTCAGTTCCTCCGCTGCCCTTTGGCACCGGGATGACTCTAGTCAATTTCCAACAGTCTGGATACGTGGAACTCTCTAgacatatattataaatgtgacaGAGCGGGCCCACCAGCACCTCGCGGCAGTCTCTAACTAGGTATgtgtagtaaataaaatacgcTGTTCACTCAACCAGTTTATTTGCAAGACTAACTCATGTACTTTATGAAgctaccctacactacaccTCCACccttaaatactaacatagTCTGAATACTAACaaacttatattttacttatacatataaattgtaACCAGGTACACTACTAACTAAACATATAACTTATATCCTACTTTTCATAATAACTAGTTGGAAGATTACAAACTTGCattcggtaggtaggtacctaacttcTTCTTTCTCGACAAGGGCACAGGTGATGACTCATTTAGAGCTGTTTACATTGATAAAGTAtgctatacaaaataaatagtttacttatataatatcTATATCGAGACAGACAGTGATTAGaccttaataattaataacagaGCTGCTTACATTTAACTAtgctatacaaaataaatcgTCTATATCTATGCCGAGACGAACAGGAGGCCTACGGTCTCTTAATGGGTAACGACGTTCCACGGGCGCGGGAGCTTGGCTTTGCTGTGGTGCAGGCGCGGCCGGCGACCCCCGCCCCTCGCCCTCGCTCGTGCGCCGAGACCCCCCCGGCGGACCCGAGTCTGCGCTTACCCCCGGTGACTCACTTGGGAATATGAGCGGAGATACCACTGTATTGGCTAAGTAAGGTGATGCTGTATTGTCTGAGGGTTCTTCCTCTCCTACTGGCCGGATTTTTAATTGGTCTATATGTCTATGTATTACCGTTCCATCTACCAGTCTGACATTGTAGTCCGTAGTACCAAGCCTATCGACGACAACCCCGGGGCTCCAGCGCGTGCCCTGCGTGGCGCGGTAGTCGCGGCACCACACGGCCTGGCCCGGCGCCACGgctcgccgcccgccgcccgccgccgccagctggCGCTGTTGTGCCGCTTGTACGTGCTGCTCCCTATCTGGCTTTAGCTTGTCAAGCCTGGTCCGCAATGTACGACCTTGCAACAGCTGAGCGGGACTTTCCCCAGTGGTACAGTGTTCTGTATTCcgatataacaataaaaatctacATAAGGCAATTTCAGGGTCAACTTTTTCTAATAAAGCTTtctttataacttttttacaagTACGTACGGCATTTTCGGCTAATCCGTTTGATGCCGGGTGATAAGGAGCCGAAAAGGTTTGCGTAATTCCGTTACTTGACAAAAAATCTTTGAATTCCATGCTGGTGAAGGGCGGGCCGTTGTCGCTTACCACCTGTTTTGGCAGGCCAAAAGTAGCAAAAATTTctcttaatttaattataacttGTTTTGCTGACGTCGAAACCATTTTAATTACTTCTATCCATTTTGTACAAGAGTCAACTAAGACTAGATAGGTGTGCCCTGCAATGGGTCCCATGAAGTCTAGATGCAGGCGGGTCCAGGGCCTGTCCGGCCACGGCCAGGCGCGCGGCGCGTGGGCCGGCGGCGCGTCGGCCACGGCGGCGCACACCGCACATCGCGCACACGTTTCTGCTATCGCTTCGTCTATCCCCGGCCACCAGACATAACTTCGACTAattgcttttgtttttgttacccCCATGTGTGAGTCATGTAATTCTTTCAATACTTTAGAACGGCATTCTGATGGAATTATGACTCTGTGACCCCACATCAGACATCCTAATTCTATATAAATCTCGTTTTTCCGATTGAaaaatggttttaattcttttatttccgTTTCTTTTGGCCAACCGTCTTTTACATAACTAATTACCCGACTTAACAATGGGTCCCGttgagtaatttttttaaggtcATTATAATCTAATAATAGCGCATCGGACGCAAAGTGTAAATAGGTCTGCTCCGGTTGTTCACCTAACTTGACGCTATCACTTTTGTGTGCCGAGATCATTCTCGATAAACAATCCGCCGTATTTTTATCTGTACTGACATATTCTATGTTAAAATCGTACGCTGATAACGTTAATGCCCATCTTTGTAACCTACTGGCAGTCATACTTGGAATACCCTTCCCGGGGCCGAAAATGCTCACAAGAGGCTTATGATCAGTTCTCAATGTGAAATGACGCCCATATAAATATTGATGTAATTTCGTAACTGCAAACACAATAGCTAACGCTTCCTTGTGTATTTGGCTATAATTGATTTCAGCGGGCGTGAGTGCGCGCGACACATAGATGACGGCTCGCTCGGCGCCGGCCGCGTCGCGTTGCGCCAGCACGACCCCCAGCCCGTGCGCACTCGCGTCGCACGTCACCACCGCCTCCTGCGAGGGGTCGTAGTGCGCTAACACACCTGTACTAGACAGAAGGTTTTTGATTGTTACGAACGCTTCCGTTTGTTTCCTGCCCCATATCCaagaattatttttcttaagtAACTCATATAGAGGAGCTaagataaaacttaaattcttaataaatttCCCGTAGAAATTGACCATTCCCAAAAATGACCTAAGTTCATACAAATCCTTTGGGGCCCTCATTTCCAGGATCGACCTAACCTTCTCCGGGTCCACTCGAATACCATTTTTATCGATTATATATCCCAGGAACTTAATTTCATTCGTAAAGAATACgcacttttgtttttttatcttcaaacCGTAATCTCTAATGCGATCTAAAACTTTATACAATGTTTCGATGTGAGATTCTAATGTCGAACTTGCTATTAATATGTCGTCCAAGAATATCACTACATTAGGTATatccttaaataaatttatcattaatCGTTGAAATATTCCGGGACTAGATGCCAGACCATAGACCAAACGATTGTACTTAAATAACCCACGATGTGTATTAATAACTGTGTATTTTTGCGGATCGTTTAATTCAACTTGGTTATATGCTTGTGATAAATCAATCCGGCTGTACAGACTACTGCCATTTAGATTCGTGAATAGATCTTCTATTTTTGGCACAGGATATTTATCGACAGCTAAGTAAGGGTTAAGGGTCACCTTGTAATCCGCACATATTCTCAAGGAGCCATCCGGCTTGTTGGCTATCACCAGCGGGGTGGCCCAGTCCGACGACTCGACGGGTTCGATGACCCCGCTGGCCAGCATGGCGTCGAGCTCGGCGTCCACGCGCGCCCGCAGCGCGTACGGCAGCGGCCGCGCGCGGCAGAACACCGGCGTCGCGCCCGCCTTCACCACCAAGTGCGCCGCCCCGCCCGTGAAACGCCCTAGTCCCCCTTCGAATAATTCATTATATCTGGAATGGATATCATTcacatgtttatttatgtttggTACAGTTGGAGAAGCGGAcaagttatttaaattaaatttaggtATATCAACCATCAATTCTGTGAGCCACTGTCGTCCTAACAAAGATGTCGTTCCCTTATCTATAACATATAAATCTAGTGTTTTAGATAAGCCTTTATATGTGCATTGAACTTCCAGGTAACCTAATGGCCTAATTTTGGAGCCATCATAAAAGGTCAAACTAAGTACACATTCTCTTAGGGGTACTGAGGGGAAACATGCCTCATAGGTTTGTTTGCTAATACAAGATAAAGCAGAACCTGTATCTATCTCCATTTTCAACACaacattatttactaaaatgTTTAAACTGACCGGCTGATAGTTCCTCAGTGACATTTGATACACGGGTTCGTCGTCCTCTTGCTCCCCGTCCTGGGCGCGgtcctccgccgccgccgggtcCTCGTCCCGCAGGT from Plutella xylostella chromosome 2, ilPluXylo3.1, whole genome shotgun sequence carries:
- the LOC119692412 gene encoding uncharacterized protein K02A2.6-like isoform X1, with the protein product MLASGVIEPVESSDWATPLVIANKPDGSLRICADYKVTLNPYLAVDKYPVPKIEDLFTNLNGSSLYSRIDLSQAYNQVELNDPQKYTVINTHRGLFKYNRLVYGLASSPGIFQRLMINLFKDIPNVVIFLDDILIASSTLESHIETLYKVLDRIRDYGLKIKKQKCVFFTNEIKFLGYIIDKNGIRVDPEKVRSILEMRAPKDLYELRSFLGMVNFYGKFIKNLSFILAPLYELLKKNNSWIWGRKQTEAFVTIKNLLSSTGVLAHYDPSQEAVVTCDASAHGLGVVLAQRDAAGAERAVIYVSRALTPAEINYSQIHKEALAIVFAVTKLHQYLYGRHFTLRTDHKPLVSIFGPGKGIPSMTASRLQRWALTLSAYDFNIEYVSTDKNTADCLSRMISAHKSDSVKLGEQPEQTYLHFASDALLLDYNDLKKITQRDPLLSRVISYVKDGWPKETEIKELKPFFNRKNEIYIELGCLMWGHRVIIPSECRSKVLKELHDSHMGVTKTKAISRSYVWWPGIDEAIAETCARCAVCAAVADAPPAHAPRAWPWPDRPWTRLHLDFMGPIAGHTYLVLVDSCTKWIEVIKMVSTSAKQVIIKLREIFATFGLPKQVVSDNGPPFTSMEFKDFLSSNGITQTFSAPYHPASNGLAENAVRTCKKVIKKALLEKVDPEIALCRFLLLYRNTEHCTTGESPAQLLQGRTLRTRLDKLKPDREQHVQAAQQRQLAAAGGGRRAVAPGQAVWCRDYRATQGTRWSPGVVVDRLGTTDYNVRLVDGTVIHRHIDQLKIRPVGEEEPSDNTASPYLANTVVSPLIFPSESPGVSADSGPPGGSRRTSEGEGRGSPAAPAPQQSQAPAPVERRYPLRDRRPPVRLGIDIDDLFCIA